A window of the Mannheimia granulomatis genome harbors these coding sequences:
- a CDS encoding NAD(P)-dependent oxidoreductase, with protein MQQFNTQEIGWIGLGQMGEPMVKHLLNHGVRVGVYNRNSAKAEQVVAAGATAYPSVLELVKAHDVIFLMIADYAAVQQVLSPEVLAELKGKLVVNMSTISPTQNQAVQALLAQHDAEFVEAPVSGSSKVAEAGKLLVLSAGNQEIVEQLKPLFAAFSTTTFYYGEVGKAGGIKLMINSLLGIFIQAYGEALNFADQYGLPKEQVIEMISGSFMNSPIFQAKVPMYSANEFPPAFMMKHMTKDFNLASEEIAKLGKSFPLIEQATKTYNQANDSGLSEVDMAAIYQFLAK; from the coding sequence ATGCAACAATTTAATACACAAGAAATCGGTTGGATTGGCTTAGGTCAAATGGGCGAACCTATGGTAAAGCACCTATTAAACCATGGCGTAAGAGTGGGTGTTTATAATCGCAACTCGGCAAAAGCGGAGCAAGTTGTTGCTGCTGGTGCAACCGCTTATCCTTCTGTATTAGAGTTAGTGAAAGCTCACGATGTGATTTTTTTAATGATTGCAGATTATGCCGCAGTTCAGCAAGTATTAAGCCCTGAAGTGTTAGCTGAATTAAAAGGCAAATTAGTGGTGAATATGAGTACCATTTCACCAACTCAAAACCAAGCTGTTCAAGCACTTTTAGCTCAACATGATGCGGAATTTGTGGAAGCTCCGGTTTCCGGCTCAAGTAAAGTAGCAGAGGCTGGTAAATTATTGGTGCTTTCAGCCGGTAATCAAGAGATTGTTGAACAACTCAAACCGTTGTTTGCAGCCTTTAGCACTACCACTTTCTATTATGGCGAAGTAGGTAAAGCTGGTGGAATTAAGCTTATGATCAACTCATTATTAGGAATATTTATTCAAGCCTATGGCGAAGCATTGAATTTTGCTGATCAATACGGTCTTCCGAAAGAGCAAGTGATTGAAATGATTTCCGGTTCATTTATGAATAGCCCGATTTTCCAAGCTAAGGTACCGATGTATTCGGCAAATGAATTCCCGCCAGCATTTATGATGAAACACATGACTAAAGATTTTAATCTAGCAAGCGAAGAAATCGCAAAATTAGGTAAATCATTCCCGCTAATTGAGCAAGCAACCAAAACTTACAATCAAGCCAACGATTCAGGTTTGAGCGAAGTTGATATGGCTGCCATTTATCAATTCTTGGCAAAATAA
- a CDS encoding chorismate--pyruvate lyase family protein — protein sequence MDYYLEYRQVFSESAWQTNPEALSPAQQQWLLHHGSLTQKLCEVAVDFNVEVVQEKWIAKNLQKTTACNEEYWLREVLLKDGTTNWIFAQTLVPKSTIENIAQNVPKLGNEPIGLWLFSQNPLRKTLEWTQAENGLFARRGVYEINGFSLEIKELFLESFPYL from the coding sequence ATGGATTATTATCTTGAATATCGCCAAGTTTTTTCAGAATCAGCGTGGCAAACAAACCCAGAGGCTCTTTCTCCTGCACAACAACAATGGTTACTACACCATGGCTCTTTAACGCAAAAACTGTGTGAAGTGGCGGTTGATTTTAATGTGGAAGTGGTGCAAGAAAAGTGGATTGCAAAAAATTTACAAAAAACGACCGCTTGTAATGAGGAATACTGGTTGCGTGAAGTGTTATTAAAAGATGGCACCACAAACTGGATTTTCGCCCAAACCCTTGTGCCGAAATCAACTATTGAAAATATTGCCCAAAATGTACCGAAACTCGGCAATGAACCGATTGGGTTATGGCTGTTTTCCCAAAATCCTCTCAGAAAGACATTAGAATGGACACAAGCCGAAAACGGTTTGTTTGCTCGCCGAGGAGTGTATGAAATCAATGGGTTTTCCCTTGAAATCAAAGAGCTGTTTCTAGAAAGTTTCCCTTATTTGTAA
- the udp gene encoding uridine phosphorylase, whose amino-acid sequence MSEVFHLGLTKAMLKGAKIAIVPGDPARSERIAKKMENPEFLASTREFTSWLGYLDGEPVVVCSTGIGGPSVSICVEELAQLGVRTFLRIGTTGAIQEHINVGDILITTGAVRLDGASQHFAPMEYPAVANFECTNALYAAAVESGVKPYVGITASSDTFYPGQERYDTFTGKIYRHFQGSLKQWQDLNVMNFEMESATLFTMCSALGLRAGMVAGVIVNRTQQEIPNEATIHDTEHKAVSVVVEAARKLIQQ is encoded by the coding sequence ATGTCTGAAGTATTTCACTTAGGTTTAACCAAAGCGATGTTAAAAGGGGCAAAAATTGCAATTGTTCCCGGTGATCCTGCAAGAAGCGAGCGTATTGCGAAAAAAATGGAAAATCCGGAGTTTTTAGCATCTACTCGCGAGTTTACCTCATGGTTAGGATATTTAGATGGTGAACCAGTTGTGGTTTGCTCAACCGGAATTGGTGGTCCCTCAGTTTCTATCTGTGTGGAAGAGTTAGCCCAATTAGGCGTTCGTACTTTCTTACGTATCGGCACAACAGGGGCTATCCAAGAACATATTAATGTAGGGGATATTTTAATTACTACAGGGGCGGTGCGTTTAGATGGAGCAAGCCAGCATTTTGCACCGATGGAATATCCTGCAGTGGCAAATTTTGAATGTACTAATGCACTTTATGCGGCTGCGGTAGAATCGGGTGTTAAACCTTATGTCGGAATCACGGCATCATCAGACACATTCTATCCAGGACAAGAGCGTTATGACACTTTCACTGGTAAAATTTACCGTCATTTCCAAGGTTCATTAAAGCAATGGCAAGATCTTAATGTGATGAATTTTGAAATGGAGTCAGCCACTTTATTTACCATGTGTTCTGCACTGGGTTTACGTGCTGGAATGGTCGCAGGAGTAATTGTAAACCGCACACAACAAGAGATTCCAAACGAAGCAACAATTCACGATACCGAACATAAAGCTGTTTCAGTAGTAGTTGAAGCTGCGAGAAAATTAATTCAACAATAA